A part of Pararoseomonas sp. SCSIO 73927 genomic DNA contains:
- a CDS encoding ATP12 family protein — MKRFWEEAAVQPVDAGWGIALDGKPLRLPGGTTLHLPGRALAEAVAAEWHAAGGEKGGEMSMEEVPLTRLVGTAVDRIAPDPAPSAAAIAEYGESDLLCYRAEDYRLAALEAENWQPLLDWAALHHDAPLHVAKGIAHVAQPPSSLRALHAAVAAHSPFGLSALGIAVPALGSLVLGLALSAGRIDAAEAHRLATLDETYQESFWGTDPEAEARRARIAADVALAARLLELSR, encoded by the coding sequence ATGAAGCGTTTCTGGGAAGAGGCCGCCGTCCAGCCCGTGGATGCCGGCTGGGGCATCGCCCTGGATGGGAAGCCGCTGCGCCTGCCCGGCGGCACCACGCTGCACCTGCCGGGCCGCGCCCTGGCCGAGGCTGTGGCGGCCGAGTGGCACGCGGCGGGCGGAGAGAAGGGCGGCGAGATGTCGATGGAGGAGGTGCCGCTGACGCGCCTCGTCGGCACCGCTGTGGACCGGATCGCGCCCGATCCGGCGCCGAGCGCGGCCGCCATCGCCGAGTACGGGGAGAGCGACCTGCTCTGCTACCGAGCGGAGGATTACCGCCTCGCCGCGCTGGAGGCGGAGAACTGGCAGCCCCTGCTGGACTGGGCGGCGCTGCACCACGACGCGCCGCTGCACGTGGCGAAGGGCATCGCGCACGTGGCGCAGCCCCCCTCCTCGCTCCGGGCGCTGCACGCGGCGGTGGCGGCGCACTCGCCCTTCGGGCTCTCGGCGCTGGGGATCGCGGTGCCGGCGCTCGGCAGCCTAGTGCTCGGGCTGGCGCTCTCGGCCGGGCGGATCGACGCGGCGGAGGCGCACCGGCTGGCGACGCTGGACGAGACCTACCAGGAGTCCTTCTGGGGCACGGATCCGGAGGCGGAGGCGCGGCGCGCGCGGATCGCGGCGGATGTGGCGCTGGCGGCGCGGCTGCTGGAACTCTCCCGGTGA
- the mtgA gene encoding monofunctional biosynthetic peptidoglycan transglycosylase has translation MGRQELLHRPAFRVSWRRRLLRLLLVLILGPLALIALFRFVPVPVTPLMVIRSVQGEGMRHDWVPLDSIAPALAEAVVAGEDNNFCRESLGFDFGALREEVEAWQDGETPRGASTITMQTAKNLFLWPGRDPVRKVIEAWLTPQIALLWPKQRVIEVYLNSVEFGPGIYGAEAAAQAFFNKPAARLTRGEAARLAAVLPSPLNWSVTRPSERVQRRAAVIERRTGQLGPLLDCLR, from the coding sequence ATGGGCCGCCAGGAACTGCTGCACCGTCCTGCCTTCCGGGTGAGCTGGCGCCGCCGGCTCCTCCGCCTGTTGCTCGTCCTCATTCTCGGCCCCCTGGCGCTGATCGCCCTCTTCCGCTTCGTCCCCGTCCCGGTCACGCCGCTGATGGTCATCCGCTCGGTCCAGGGGGAGGGGATGCGGCACGACTGGGTGCCCCTCGACTCCATCGCCCCCGCCCTGGCCGAGGCCGTGGTGGCCGGGGAGGACAACAATTTCTGCCGCGAATCGCTGGGCTTCGACTTCGGCGCCCTCCGCGAGGAGGTGGAGGCCTGGCAGGACGGCGAGACCCCCCGCGGCGCCAGCACCATCACCATGCAGACGGCGAAGAACCTCTTCCTCTGGCCGGGGCGGGATCCCGTGCGGAAGGTGATCGAGGCCTGGCTGACGCCGCAGATCGCCCTTCTCTGGCCGAAGCAGCGGGTGATCGAGGTCTATCTCAACAGCGTGGAGTTCGGCCCCGGCATCTACGGCGCGGAGGCCGCCGCCCAGGCCTTCTTCAACAAGCCGGCGGCCCGCCTGACCCGTGGGGAGGCGGCGCGGCTGGCCGCGGTGCTGCCCAGCCCCCTGAACTGGTCCGTCACCCGGCCCAGCGAGCGGGTGCAGCGCCGGGCCGCCGTCATCGAGCGCCGCACGGGCCAGCTCGGCCCGCTGCTGGACTGCCTCCGCTAG
- a CDS encoding alpha/beta hydrolase yields the protein MRALPRPVPLILLILLLVVLAPIVTVWAMQERFLFPARHNGVPVAASGIWQVGHVEVPGSGRLAFLFADPEADPGGDPGAPVLLHLHGNGSRAGWSAASTENLVAAGIPVVAAEYPGYSGNPGAPTEASLRATAETMAAWARGRWPGRRLAVLGESIGSAPAIHLAASGRADLLVIDSGFTSMTETIRIHLPWLPAVAWLNRHPMDGIAALRGAAKALPPTLVMVSAEDPVVPVAMGEALAAAIPGSTLHRSGRAGHPVIHGDPRAGAVLLEWLRGHRAPR from the coding sequence TTGAGAGCCCTGCCGCGCCCCGTGCCTCTGATCCTCCTCATCCTGTTGCTGGTGGTTCTGGCCCCGATCGTGACGGTCTGGGCCATGCAGGAGCGGTTTCTCTTCCCTGCCCGGCACAACGGCGTTCCGGTCGCTGCCTCGGGAATCTGGCAGGTGGGGCATGTGGAGGTGCCGGGCTCCGGCCGCCTCGCCTTCCTGTTCGCCGATCCGGAAGCCGATCCGGGGGGCGATCCGGGGGCGCCGGTTCTTCTCCACCTTCACGGGAACGGGTCCCGTGCGGGCTGGTCGGCGGCGAGCACGGAGAACCTCGTCGCGGCCGGCATTCCCGTCGTCGCCGCGGAGTATCCGGGCTATTCCGGCAATCCCGGCGCGCCCACCGAAGCGTCTCTGAGGGCCACGGCGGAGACGATGGCGGCCTGGGCACGCGGCCGGTGGCCGGGGCGGCGCCTGGCGGTGCTGGGGGAGAGCATCGGCTCCGCCCCCGCCATCCATCTGGCCGCCTCCGGCCGTGCCGACCTGCTGGTGATCGACAGCGGCTTCACCTCCATGACGGAGACGATCCGCATCCACCTGCCCTGGCTGCCGGCGGTCGCCTGGCTCAACCGGCATCCGATGGACGGCATTGCGGCCCTTCGCGGCGCGGCGAAGGCGCTGCCGCCGACGCTGGTGATGGTCTCCGCGGAGGATCCCGTCGTGCCCGTCGCCATGGGCGAGGCGCTCGCCGCCGCCATCCCCGGCAGCACCCTCCACCGCTCGGGCCGGGCCGGGCATCCGGTGATCCACGGCGATCCGCGCGCGGGAGCAGTGCTGCTGGAGTGGCTGCGCGGCCATCGCGCCCCGCGCTGA
- a CDS encoding DEAD/DEAH box helicase, protein MTQFNELGLAAPLLRALEEEGYTTPTPIQAQAIPAAITGRDVLGIAQTGTGKTAAFALPLLHRLANDPKRAAPYTCRVLILSPTRELASQIHESVRAYGRHIRPSTALIFGGVPENPQKRAMAKGVDVLIATPGRLMDLLNQRALKLEGIEVFVLDEADQMLDRGFWPSIRRIAGMLPRTKHTMFFSATMPEDIAKLAKELLPDPVRVEVTPVATTAERVNQRVIHTSADGKRRLLADLLRGETVGRALVFSRTKHGADRIVKQLEQDGLAAGAIHGNKSQGQRERALEAFKKGTAPILVATDIAARGIDVDGVTHVIQYDLPEVPETYVHRIGRTARAGASGEAVALVAPDEISLLRAVEKLTRQQVPAEGEIPTGPVPRRPNRQQQGRPPRRDGNGGGGQGNGHGRDGQRHAQGRPGGNAGGANRSGGQPPRRDGGGGRRAEPVRSDAPRKDRAWRDGDFRDSGR, encoded by the coding sequence ATGACACAGTTTAACGAGCTCGGCCTCGCGGCGCCCCTTCTGCGCGCGCTGGAGGAGGAGGGCTACACCACCCCGACCCCGATCCAGGCCCAGGCCATCCCGGCCGCCATCACGGGCCGCGACGTGCTGGGCATCGCCCAGACCGGCACGGGCAAGACCGCCGCCTTCGCCCTGCCCCTGCTGCACCGGCTGGCGAACGACCCGAAGCGGGCCGCGCCCTACACCTGCCGCGTCCTCATCCTCTCCCCGACGCGCGAGCTGGCCTCGCAGATCCATGAGAGCGTGCGCGCCTATGGCCGCCACATCCGCCCGAGCACCGCGCTGATCTTCGGCGGCGTGCCGGAGAACCCGCAGAAGCGCGCCATGGCCAAGGGCGTGGACGTGCTGATCGCGACGCCGGGCCGGCTGATGGACCTGCTGAACCAGCGCGCCCTGAAGCTGGAGGGCATCGAGGTCTTCGTCCTCGACGAGGCCGACCAGATGCTGGACCGGGGCTTCTGGCCCTCCATCCGCCGCATCGCCGGCATGCTGCCGCGCACGAAGCACACGATGTTCTTCTCCGCCACCATGCCGGAGGACATCGCGAAGCTGGCGAAGGAGCTGCTGCCCGACCCCGTGCGGGTGGAGGTGACGCCGGTGGCGACCACCGCCGAGCGGGTGAACCAGCGGGTGATCCACACCTCGGCCGACGGCAAGCGCCGCCTTCTGGCCGACCTGCTGCGCGGCGAGACGGTAGGCCGCGCCCTGGTGTTCAGCCGCACCAAGCACGGCGCCGACCGCATCGTGAAGCAGCTGGAGCAGGATGGCCTGGCTGCCGGCGCCATTCATGGCAACAAGAGCCAGGGCCAGCGCGAGCGGGCGCTGGAGGCCTTCAAGAAGGGCACCGCCCCGATCCTGGTGGCCACCGACATCGCGGCGCGCGGCATCGACGTGGACGGCGTGACCCACGTGATCCAGTACGACCTTCCGGAGGTTCCGGAGACCTATGTCCACCGCATCGGCCGCACGGCCCGCGCGGGCGCCTCGGGCGAGGCGGTGGCGCTGGTGGCGCCGGACGAGATCTCCCTCCTCCGCGCCGTGGAGAAGCTGACACGCCAGCAGGTGCCGGCCGAGGGCGAGATCCCGACCGGCCCCGTGCCGCGCCGGCCGAACCGCCAGCAGCAGGGCCGCCCGCCGCGCCGCGACGGCAACGGCGGTGGCGGCCAGGGCAACGGCCACGGGCGCGACGGGCAGCGCCACGCGCAGGGGCGCCCGGGCGGGAATGCCGGCGGGGCGAACCGCTCCGGCGGCCAGCCGCCGCGCCGCGACGGCGGCGGCGGGCGCCGGGCGGAGCCCGTGCGGAGCGACGCGCCGCGCAAGGACCGCGCCTGGCGCGACGGCGACTTCCGCGACAGCGGCCGCTGA
- a CDS encoding acylphosphatase has protein sequence MKARLLRIRGRVQGVGYRDWMVREASAARLSGWVRNRADGTVEALLAGEEAAVGSVLLAARRGPPGAFVETIEESFAEPPEEPGFGRRPTL, from the coding sequence GTGAAGGCGCGGCTGCTGCGAATCCGCGGCCGGGTGCAGGGCGTGGGCTACCGGGACTGGATGGTGCGGGAGGCCTCGGCCGCGCGGCTCTCCGGCTGGGTGCGGAACCGGGCGGACGGGACGGTCGAGGCGCTGCTGGCGGGGGAGGAGGCGGCGGTGGGCTCCGTGCTGCTGGCCGCCCGCCGCGGGCCGCCGGGCGCCTTCGTGGAGACGATCGAGGAGAGCTTCGCCGAGCCGCCGGAGGAGCCGGGCTTCGGGCGGCGGCCGACGCTGTAG
- a CDS encoding NADH:flavin oxidoreductase/NADH oxidase encodes MSQLFQPLRLGALELPNRIVIAPMCQYSAEEGRATDWHTIHLGHLALSGAGLLILEATAVSAEGRISPADLGLYSDDNEAALARVLETARRHASMPIAVQISHAGRKASSRAPWEGGSQIHPGEPGGWRTEAPSALAHAEGEDTPAALSAEGLARIREAFAETARRAARIGLDGIEIHGAHGYLLHQFLSPLANVRNDEYGGSLENRMRFPLEVFDAVREAFPADRPVWMRLSATDWVPGGWDVESTIAMAQALKARGCDAIHVTTGGVSTRQQIPLGPGYQLPFARQVKEAAGLPVIGVGLITEPEQAEAVVANGDADAVALARAILYDPRWPWHAAAKLGARVAAPRQYWRSQPREFKDLFTGAAYGQR; translated from the coding sequence ATGAGCCAGCTGTTCCAACCCCTCCGCCTCGGCGCGCTGGAGCTGCCCAACCGGATCGTCATCGCCCCCATGTGCCAGTACTCGGCCGAGGAGGGGCGGGCGACGGACTGGCACACCATCCATCTCGGCCACCTCGCCCTCTCCGGCGCCGGGCTGCTGATCTTGGAGGCGACCGCCGTCTCGGCGGAGGGCCGCATCTCCCCCGCCGATCTCGGCCTCTACTCCGACGATAACGAGGCGGCGCTGGCCCGGGTGCTGGAGACGGCGCGCCGCCACGCCTCCATGCCGATTGCGGTCCAGATCAGCCATGCCGGCCGCAAGGCCTCCAGCCGGGCCCCCTGGGAGGGCGGGTCCCAGATCCACCCCGGCGAGCCCGGCGGCTGGCGAACCGAGGCTCCCTCCGCCCTGGCCCATGCCGAGGGCGAGGACACCCCGGCGGCGCTGAGCGCGGAAGGCCTGGCCCGCATCCGCGAGGCCTTCGCCGAGACCGCCCGCCGCGCCGCCCGAATCGGGCTGGATGGCATCGAGATCCACGGCGCGCACGGCTACCTGCTGCACCAGTTCCTCTCGCCGCTCGCGAACGTGCGCAACGACGAGTACGGCGGCAGCCTCGAGAACCGCATGCGCTTCCCGCTGGAGGTCTTCGACGCCGTGCGCGAGGCCTTCCCGGCAGATCGCCCGGTCTGGATGCGCCTCTCCGCCACGGACTGGGTGCCGGGCGGCTGGGACGTGGAGAGCACGATCGCCATGGCCCAGGCCCTGAAGGCGCGCGGCTGCGACGCCATCCACGTCACCACCGGCGGCGTCTCCACCCGCCAGCAAATCCCCCTCGGCCCGGGCTACCAGCTTCCCTTCGCGCGGCAGGTGAAGGAGGCGGCGGGCCTGCCCGTGATCGGCGTCGGCCTCATCACGGAGCCGGAGCAGGCCGAGGCGGTGGTCGCCAACGGCGATGCCGACGCCGTCGCCCTGGCCCGCGCCATCCTCTACGACCCGCGCTGGCCCTGGCACGCGGCCGCGAAGCTCGGCGCGCGCGTCGCCGCGCCGAGGCAGTACTGGCGGTCCCAGCCGCGGGAGTTCAAGGACCTCTTCACCGGCGCCGCCTACGGGCAGCGCTGA